In the genome of Paenibacillus pabuli, the window CAGTCAAGGTGACGAAGCCGCATCCGCCGTTTGATATTCATTTTGGGGGCGTAACTGTTGAGCTTCGCCGCACAAGAAAGTGAGAACCGATCATGATTGCACATTCGACCTCTGAATCTTCAGAGGCTTATATTGCTTTAGGGGCTAATTTGGGTGACCGGGAACAGACGCTGCTTGAGGCGTTAACGTTGCTGGATGCACATCCTCATATATCCGTCCTGCGCTGTTCTGCACTGTATGAGACGGAACCGGTAGGTTATGTGGACCAGCCAGCGTTTCTGAATATGGCAACTGCGGTACAGACTACACTTTTGCCGGAGCAGCTGCTCACGGAACTGCTGGAGATCGAAACACGGCTTGGACGGGTTCGTGATATCCGTTGGGGCCCTCGTACAGTCGATTTGGATTTGCTTTGGATGGATGGAGAGACAAGTGATACCGAACGGCTGCAACTGCCGCATCCACGGATGGGTGAACGGACGTTTGTATTGGTGCCACTGGCTGATATCGTAACCGAAGGTGAGCATTCAGGTTTGCATACCTTTGTTCAATCATCGTTGTCTGTACTGGATGGAAAGGATGGAATACAGCTTTGGAAAACGTGCAATTGGCCAATCGAATCCGGGCTTTCCGGAAGCTGAAAGGTTTAACACAACAGGAACTCGCTGCTGAGACGGGCATATCGCTGGCCATTCTGGGTATGATTGAACGAGGCAACCGCAAAGTGACTGAACGGGAACTGAACCTGATTGCCGGAGTGCTATCGATCAGTATTGAGGAGTTGCAGGGGAACTGACGTCGTTTTTTACTAACAACAAAACAGTCAGTATTCGTTGATCTTATACAAAATAAACATTAACCAGGATTCATGCAAGAGTCTGCGGATTTAAAAGGAGTGGGACGACTACCATGCTTAACATTGGTGGAATTGAAATGAAAAACCAGGTCGTACTTGCGCCGATGGCGGGTGTATGTAATCCGGCTTTTCGTCTGATCGCAAAAGAATTTGGGACAGGCCTTGTCTGTGCGGAAATGGTGAGTGGCAAAGCCATCGTGCATGGTAACAAGCGTACACGTGAGATGTTGTTTGTGGATGAGCGAGAGAAACCGCTGAGCCTGCAAATTTGGGGCGGAGATCGTAATGCTCTTGTAGAAGCAGCCAAAATTGTGGACAAGGAAACCAATGCGGATATCATAGACATCAACATGGGATGCCCTGTGCCTAAAGTGACGAGCTGTGATGCAGGTGCGCGCTGGTTGCTTGATCCGAACAAAATTTATGAAATGGTATCCGCTGTAGTCGACGCGGTAGATAAGCCGGTTACAGTCAAGATGCGGATCGGCTGGGATAACGAGCACATCTACGTAGTTGAGAATGCACAAGCTGTTGAACGCGCTGGCGGACAGGCAGTAAGTGTGCACGGCCGTACGCGTGAACAGCTTTATACAGGTACTGCTGACTGGTCGCATATCAAAAATGTAAA includes:
- the folK gene encoding 2-amino-4-hydroxy-6-hydroxymethyldihydropteridine diphosphokinase, with the translated sequence MIAHSTSESSEAYIALGANLGDREQTLLEALTLLDAHPHISVLRCSALYETEPVGYVDQPAFLNMATAVQTTLLPEQLLTELLEIETRLGRVRDIRWGPRTVDLDLLWMDGETSDTERLQLPHPRMGERTFVLVPLADIVTEGEHSGLHTFVQSSLSVLDGKDGIQLWKTCNWPIESGLSGS
- a CDS encoding helix-turn-helix domain-containing protein; its protein translation is MENVQLANRIRAFRKLKGLTQQELAAETGISLAILGMIERGNRKVTERELNLIAGVLSISIEELQGN
- the dusB gene encoding tRNA dihydrouridine synthase DusB, producing the protein MLNIGGIEMKNQVVLAPMAGVCNPAFRLIAKEFGTGLVCAEMVSGKAIVHGNKRTREMLFVDEREKPLSLQIWGGDRNALVEAAKIVDKETNADIIDINMGCPVPKVTSCDAGARWLLDPNKIYEMVSAVVDAVDKPVTVKMRIGWDNEHIYVVENAQAVERAGGQAVSVHGRTREQLYTGTADWSHIKNVKEAVSIPVIGNGDVSSPEDARRMLDETGCDGVMIGRAALGNPWMLYRTIQYLSSGELLPDPNAEEKIRVAILHMDRLIALKGEAVAVREMRKHLAWYLKGLKGSARIKDVIMEETKRDEMVHILENFVGQLHIEGNLESEPAVAENAS